A single window of Granulicella cerasi DNA harbors:
- a CDS encoding glycosyltransferase family 47 protein — protein MSLPSARYTLVWRSENVEHKRMLSTLLAPFVAETIVDPDRQFNGDHAIFVEYFANTLNPQLFEGFRGKDVFLVDMSDENYEFVPALYTCFRGVIRAHWSEIFRPETVFCIPVGPSDSSVAPPPALPASSREFAWSFIGQMNKSTRPDAARAFASIEPHLLFTTDNVPGISMWNRTLAQAPRRYSPDRNSEVLAQTIFSLCPMGNTNLESSRPYESLEYGCIPIVERRPGFDYFTGLLGENPLPKFNSWPEAAAFASGLLAKPEELDALQQRCISWWAAYKAEREQRLAKFLTTRSNDVRPTTEDSFVTPAYRKRYFVERELLRHHNLRALYRRVALMVKRKLSGRGMRVHSGSQWK, from the coding sequence ATGAGTCTTCCCTCGGCACGGTACACGTTGGTCTGGCGTTCGGAGAACGTCGAACATAAGCGCATGTTGAGCACGCTGCTCGCTCCGTTCGTGGCCGAGACCATCGTCGATCCTGACCGCCAGTTCAACGGCGACCATGCCATCTTCGTCGAGTATTTCGCGAATACGTTGAATCCGCAGCTCTTCGAGGGTTTTCGCGGCAAGGACGTCTTCCTCGTCGACATGAGCGACGAGAACTACGAGTTCGTGCCCGCGCTCTACACCTGCTTTCGCGGCGTCATTCGCGCGCACTGGTCGGAGATCTTCCGGCCAGAGACTGTCTTCTGCATTCCGGTCGGGCCGTCGGACTCAAGCGTGGCTCCGCCGCCCGCATTGCCTGCGTCCTCGCGTGAGTTTGCGTGGTCCTTCATCGGGCAGATGAACAAATCCACGCGGCCGGATGCCGCGCGCGCCTTTGCCAGCATCGAGCCACACTTGCTTTTCACCACGGACAATGTTCCGGGCATCAGCATGTGGAATCGAACGCTGGCGCAGGCGCCCCGCCGTTACAGCCCGGATCGTAATAGCGAGGTCCTGGCGCAGACGATCTTCTCGCTCTGCCCGATGGGCAACACGAACCTTGAGAGCTCGCGGCCCTATGAGTCGCTGGAATATGGCTGCATCCCCATCGTGGAGCGGCGCCCGGGCTTCGATTACTTCACCGGTCTGCTTGGCGAAAACCCGCTGCCAAAGTTCAACTCCTGGCCTGAGGCGGCAGCGTTTGCGAGCGGTCTTCTCGCGAAGCCCGAAGAGCTCGACGCGCTGCAGCAGCGCTGCATTTCGTGGTGGGCGGCTTATAAGGCGGAGCGCGAACAGCGACTCGCTAAGTTCCTCACCACGCGTTCAAACGACGTAAGGCCGACCACGGAGGACTCCTTCGTTACCCCGGCGTATCGCAAGCGCTACTTTGTGGAGCGCGAACTGCTGCGTCATCACAACCTGCGCGCGCTGTACCGCCGCGTGGCGTTGATGGTGAAGCGCAAGCTGTCTGGGCGGGGAATGAGGGTGCACTCCGGCTCGCAGTGGAAGTAG
- a CDS encoding helix-turn-helix domain-containing protein, whose amino-acid sequence MQEFGASLRAERERLGVPIDAVCEGTKVSLRYLQALEQGAFPELPGGVFNRGIVQSYCRYLGLDEDVWMERYVAAQPSVDETDFTQFAEAVKRNRLPSEPLVRNRWWGVLAMLLAFLAIAFAIWHYVIHPRPGHGTAAPDANAALAGAVSILKA is encoded by the coding sequence GTGCAGGAGTTTGGAGCCAGCCTGCGTGCCGAGCGTGAGCGCTTAGGCGTGCCGATCGATGCCGTGTGCGAAGGCACAAAGGTGTCGCTGCGCTATCTGCAGGCCCTCGAGCAGGGTGCGTTCCCGGAGCTTCCCGGCGGGGTCTTCAACCGGGGCATCGTGCAAAGCTACTGCCGCTATCTCGGCCTGGACGAGGACGTCTGGATGGAGCGCTACGTAGCCGCGCAGCCCTCAGTGGATGAGACGGATTTCACGCAGTTTGCCGAAGCCGTAAAGCGCAACCGTCTGCCCTCGGAGCCTCTCGTGCGCAACCGCTGGTGGGGTGTGCTGGCGATGTTGCTGGCGTTTCTCGCCATTGCTTTCGCCATCTGGCACTATGTCATTCATCCGCGACCTGGGCACGGCACCGCTGCTCCCGATGCCAATGCCGCGCTGGCCGGTGCCGTTTCTATACTGAAGGCATGA
- a CDS encoding lipid II flippase MurJ, with amino-acid sequence MPETPQQPSLFSEPEPRPLPEPQLATQPDLLDPALAPQDKPAPEAVLEATPPAKTPTVASAALLLMVTGMLASVLGLLRTKYINHIFGAGAATDAYNAAFQLPDMVNYFLVGGAASATLVTMLTRFREKNDEQAEQETVSAVLNAMLVVLAGAILIAELLTPLYVHHAFPRFDKERADLCISLTRLLLPAQLFFFTGGIFNARLLSRKIFFCQALSPLIYTLGILAGAYLFSSRIGVYSLPVGVLMGVLAGPGLLNMYMAFRTGLRYKFGWTVNHPAFREWLRLNLPLMLGFTIGQSDKWILGYFASADLGGISRLTVAKSLFNAPLNIVGAAAGAASLPFFASLHAKGKAWDFSTSVSRSVSRLLAFGALLGAWMIALAPWLLDLFRGGSFHRTDAAETTQYFTIFSLTVGIWAAQGIYARAFYAAGNARTPLVAGSLITVLSLPIYKLLFVSQGTIGLPIASDIGMTAYTVALAVLLHKRRLVSIAHLEWGELLRSVAAGGGALAAAYFAAHALPVTRTHSGDIVVVAVGSVAWFVAGFGMLILTGSKLPRQLLRRGKA; translated from the coding sequence ATGCCCGAGACTCCGCAACAGCCATCGTTATTCTCCGAGCCGGAACCGCGTCCTCTGCCCGAGCCGCAGTTGGCGACGCAGCCAGACCTGCTGGACCCCGCTCTCGCGCCGCAGGACAAACCTGCGCCCGAGGCTGTCTTAGAGGCGACGCCACCTGCGAAGACGCCGACGGTCGCCTCTGCCGCTCTCTTGCTTATGGTGACGGGCATGCTCGCGAGCGTGCTTGGTCTGCTGCGCACAAAGTACATCAATCACATCTTCGGTGCCGGTGCTGCGACGGACGCGTACAACGCAGCGTTCCAGTTGCCGGACATGGTGAACTACTTCCTCGTGGGGGGGGCGGCCTCGGCCACGCTCGTGACCATGCTCACGCGTTTTCGCGAGAAGAATGACGAGCAGGCAGAGCAGGAGACCGTCTCTGCTGTTCTGAATGCAATGCTGGTAGTGCTTGCAGGCGCAATCCTCATCGCAGAACTTCTCACACCGCTCTACGTTCACCATGCTTTTCCCCGCTTCGATAAAGAACGCGCCGATCTCTGCATCTCTCTGACGCGTTTGCTGCTTCCAGCGCAGTTGTTTTTTTTCACCGGCGGTATCTTCAACGCACGTCTGCTCTCGCGCAAAATCTTCTTTTGCCAAGCACTGTCGCCGCTCATTTACACGCTGGGAATTCTCGCAGGCGCGTATCTTTTTTCCTCGCGTATCGGTGTGTACTCACTGCCCGTGGGCGTGCTCATGGGCGTGTTGGCCGGCCCCGGTTTGCTGAACATGTACATGGCCTTCCGCACAGGGCTGCGCTATAAGTTCGGCTGGACGGTGAACCATCCTGCGTTCCGCGAATGGCTGCGCCTGAACCTGCCATTGATGCTTGGCTTCACGATCGGACAGTCCGATAAGTGGATCCTTGGTTACTTCGCTTCGGCGGATTTGGGCGGTATCTCGCGACTGACTGTGGCTAAGAGCCTCTTCAATGCGCCGCTGAACATTGTGGGAGCCGCTGCGGGAGCAGCCTCCCTACCGTTCTTCGCAAGTCTTCATGCGAAGGGTAAGGCTTGGGATTTTTCGACATCGGTCTCGCGTTCCGTTTCTCGTTTGCTCGCGTTCGGCGCCCTGCTTGGCGCGTGGATGATTGCGCTTGCACCGTGGTTGCTGGATCTTTTCCGTGGTGGCAGCTTCCACCGTACCGATGCGGCCGAAACAACGCAGTACTTTACGATTTTTTCGCTAACCGTAGGCATCTGGGCCGCACAAGGCATCTACGCTCGCGCCTTCTATGCTGCGGGTAATGCGAGAACACCGCTCGTTGCAGGTTCCCTCATCACCGTGCTGAGCTTGCCGATCTACAAGCTGCTCTTCGTCTCGCAAGGCACCATTGGTCTGCCGATTGCCAGCGATATTGGTATGACGGCGTACACCGTTGCACTGGCGGTGTTGCTTCACAAGCGACGGTTGGTATCGATCGCACATCTAGAGTGGGGCGAGCTGTTGCGCTCGGTTGCCGCAGGCGGGGGCGCGCTCGCCGCAGCGTACTTTGCCGCCCACGCCTTGCCTGTTACGCGTACCCACTCAGGCGACATCGTGGTGGTCGCCGTGGGTTCGGTCGCTTGGTTCGTCGCGGGCTTCGGCATGCTGATCCTGACGGGCAGCAAGTTGCCGAGACAGCTCCTCCGCCGCGGCAAGGCATAG
- a CDS encoding ABC transporter permease has product MNKLIVGNLVHRPLRSIISAFAVAIEVIMILSIAAIMFGMLDNSRNGTLGIGADMITHPGASTALMNTSSASADVRIANVLKDLPHVQVVAPVNIKLTTGASLENIYGIDFASFNALRPFVFKAGGPFEQPYDMIIDDLQAARGKGTKIGDTIKALNHDFRVVGIVEHGKGARKFIQLTTMDALDGNAGKASAFYIKTDDSPRNQELVRKEILATDGLQGWSVQTVEELLASLTPEKMPGFNIALRVVIGIAIIIGFLVIFQSMYTAVMERTREIGILKSLGAGKMDIVSVVLRETGLLAVVGTALGVLGTYILRAVLRAKFPTMSFSVTPLWVLTAVCIALFGALLGALYPSLKAARKDPIDALSYE; this is encoded by the coding sequence ATGAACAAACTGATTGTTGGCAATCTCGTACATCGTCCTCTGCGCTCGATCATCAGCGCCTTTGCTGTGGCCATTGAAGTCATCATGATTCTCTCCATCGCGGCCATCATGTTCGGCATGTTGGACAACTCGCGCAATGGCACACTCGGCATTGGTGCGGACATGATCACGCACCCCGGCGCTTCTACGGCGCTGATGAACACCTCGTCCGCCTCGGCCGATGTGCGCATCGCCAACGTACTGAAGGATCTGCCCCATGTGCAGGTCGTCGCGCCGGTGAACATCAAGCTGACGACCGGTGCGTCGCTCGAAAACATCTACGGGATCGACTTCGCCAGCTTCAACGCACTGCGTCCCTTCGTCTTCAAAGCGGGTGGACCGTTCGAGCAGCCGTACGACATGATCATCGACGACCTGCAGGCCGCGCGCGGCAAGGGCACGAAAATCGGTGACACCATCAAGGCGCTCAACCACGACTTCCGCGTCGTCGGCATCGTGGAGCACGGCAAGGGCGCGCGCAAGTTCATCCAGTTGACGACGATGGATGCGCTCGACGGCAACGCAGGCAAGGCTTCGGCGTTCTACATCAAGACGGACGACTCGCCCAGGAACCAGGAGCTTGTACGCAAGGAGATCCTCGCCACCGACGGCCTGCAGGGCTGGAGCGTGCAGACTGTCGAAGAGCTGCTCGCTTCGCTGACGCCGGAGAAGATGCCGGGCTTCAACATCGCACTACGCGTCGTGATCGGAATCGCGATCATCATCGGCTTCCTCGTGATTTTCCAGTCGATGTACACGGCCGTGATGGAGCGCACGCGAGAGATCGGCATTCTGAAGTCGCTCGGTGCGGGCAAGATGGACATCGTCTCCGTGGTGCTGCGCGAGACGGGCCTGCTGGCCGTCGTCGGTACGGCGCTGGGGGTGTTAGGGACGTACATACTCCGCGCGGTATTACGTGCGAAGTTCCCGACGATGAGCTTCTCCGTAACGCCGCTGTGGGTGTTGACCGCGGTCTGCATCGCGCTCTTCGGCGCGCTGCTCGGCGCGCTGTATCCTTCGCTGAAGGCCGCGCGCAAAGACCCCATCGACGCGCTCAGCTACGAATAA